A single window of Candidatus Flexicrinis affinis DNA harbors:
- the gcvPA gene encoding aminomethyl-transferring glycine dehydrogenase subunit GcvPA has product MSYIPHTELDRQQMLAAIGVTTIEDLFDAVPASHRFPKIDIPPALSEYEIAAELKAYAEANDHAGNFAVFRGAGAYHHFVPSAVNHILLRGEFFTAYTPYQPELSQGTLQAVFEYQSMMCGLTGMDAANASHYDGATSLAEAVTVALDVSRFKRSKIVLSHNIHPQYRDVVRTYHQGRQIEIAGDDQPRSMADLAALIDDNTAMVAIQYPNFFGQIEDIKALAEKAHAVGALLVTVVNPVALGMLKSPAELGADIAVGEGQPLGVGLQFGGPYLGFFSIKQEYVRKIAGRIIGETIDSDGRRAYVMTLRPREQDIKRERASSNICTNQGLMALAACVHMSLLGKNGLRQVAELCYHKAHYAAAEIDKLAGYSVDRTLPFFNEFVVKCPVPVEKVNTALLEQGIVGGYDLGTDYPHLVDHMLIAVTETNSKAEIDALVETLGALS; this is encoded by the coding sequence ATGTCGTATATCCCACACACCGAGCTAGATCGCCAGCAGATGCTCGCGGCGATCGGAGTTACCACGATCGAAGACCTCTTCGATGCCGTGCCGGCGAGCCATCGCTTTCCCAAGATCGACATCCCGCCTGCCCTCAGCGAATACGAAATCGCCGCGGAACTCAAGGCGTACGCCGAAGCCAACGACCACGCGGGAAACTTCGCGGTCTTTCGTGGCGCCGGAGCGTATCATCATTTCGTCCCGTCTGCCGTCAATCACATTCTGCTGCGCGGCGAGTTTTTCACGGCCTACACGCCGTATCAGCCCGAACTCAGCCAAGGCACACTGCAGGCCGTGTTCGAGTATCAGTCAATGATGTGCGGGCTGACCGGCATGGACGCCGCCAACGCCAGCCATTATGACGGCGCGACCAGCCTAGCCGAAGCGGTCACCGTTGCACTTGATGTCAGCCGCTTTAAGCGAAGCAAGATCGTCCTGAGCCACAATATCCACCCGCAGTACCGCGACGTTGTGCGCACGTACCATCAGGGCAGGCAGATCGAGATTGCCGGCGACGATCAGCCCCGGTCCATGGCAGACCTCGCCGCCCTGATCGACGACAACACGGCGATGGTCGCAATCCAGTACCCGAACTTCTTCGGGCAGATCGAAGACATCAAGGCGCTGGCCGAAAAGGCACACGCCGTCGGCGCGCTGCTCGTCACGGTGGTCAATCCCGTCGCACTCGGCATGCTCAAGTCGCCTGCCGAACTTGGCGCGGACATCGCGGTCGGCGAGGGCCAACCCCTCGGCGTCGGCCTGCAGTTCGGCGGGCCGTACCTCGGCTTCTTCAGCATCAAGCAGGAGTATGTCCGCAAGATCGCCGGCCGCATCATCGGCGAGACAATCGACAGCGATGGCCGCCGCGCCTACGTCATGACGCTGAGGCCGCGCGAGCAAGACATCAAGCGCGAGAGAGCCAGCAGCAATATCTGTACGAATCAGGGTCTCATGGCGCTGGCGGCGTGTGTCCACATGAGCCTGTTGGGCAAGAACGGCCTGCGGCAAGTCGCGGAGCTGTGCTATCACAAAGCCCACTACGCCGCTGCGGAGATCGATAAGCTCGCTGGCTATTCGGTCGACCGCACGCTGCCGTTCTTCAACGAGTTCGTGGTCAAGTGCCCGGTGCCGGTGGAGAAAGTGAATACCGCCTTGCTTGAGCAGGGAATCGTCGGCGGGTACGACCTCGGCACCGACTACCCGCATCTGGTCGATCACATGCTGATCGCCGTGACGGAAACCAACAGCAAAGCCGAAATCGACGCATTGGTTGAGACGCTCGGGGCACTGTCATGA
- a CDS encoding MOSC domain-containing protein, which produces MVRVVSVNVGQPQTRILHDAPDGREAAWTSGIWKFPVAGALHIAALGVSGDGQADTKNHGGPDKAVLGYASSHYPAWRAELPHLDVQAGGFGENLTIDRQDETTVCVGDVYTADDLTLQVTGPRYPCWKVSRRWNQRDLHDRVYALRRTGWYFRVLNEGTIAAGADLTLAERPQPALTIARCFDLIDTPDDFIDAARQLANAPEASAFWRKMANKALASTGVLE; this is translated from the coding sequence GTGGTTCGCGTCGTCTCGGTCAACGTCGGCCAACCTCAGACGCGTATCCTCCACGACGCACCGGACGGTCGTGAAGCAGCGTGGACGTCTGGGATATGGAAGTTCCCGGTCGCTGGCGCACTGCACATCGCGGCATTGGGCGTTTCAGGTGACGGTCAGGCGGATACCAAGAACCACGGTGGGCCGGACAAGGCGGTGCTCGGTTACGCGAGCTCGCATTATCCTGCCTGGCGAGCCGAGCTGCCCCATCTCGACGTGCAGGCCGGTGGATTCGGCGAGAACCTGACGATCGACAGGCAGGACGAAACCACCGTATGCGTTGGTGATGTCTACACTGCGGACGATTTGACCCTGCAGGTGACGGGGCCGCGTTACCCGTGCTGGAAGGTTTCGCGCCGCTGGAACCAGCGCGACCTACACGACCGCGTGTACGCTCTCCGTCGCACGGGGTGGTACTTCCGCGTATTGAACGAGGGCACGATCGCGGCCGGCGCCGACCTGACGCTGGCTGAACGCCCTCAACCCGCTTTGACGATCGCACGCTGTTTCGATCTGATTGACACGCCGGACGACTTCATCGACGCGGCGCGCCAGCTTGCGAACGCCCCTGAGGCGTCGGCATTCTGGCGAAAGATGGCCAACAAGGCGCTCGCGTCGACGGGCGTCCTCGAGTAG
- the gcvH gene encoding glycine cleavage system protein GcvH yields MKFPEDLKYAKSDEWVRIDGDVATIGISDYAQDALNDIVFVDYIVGKGDTVSAGAEIANVESVKAASEIYSFVSGTVTETNAALVDSPETINADPYGEAWLVKIKVDGTPDLSALMDAAAYAKYCEDR; encoded by the coding sequence CTGAAATTTCCCGAAGACCTGAAGTACGCCAAGAGCGACGAGTGGGTTCGAATTGATGGCGATGTCGCCACCATTGGCATTAGCGACTATGCGCAGGACGCGCTCAACGACATCGTGTTCGTCGACTATATAGTCGGCAAAGGCGATACGGTGAGTGCAGGTGCTGAAATCGCGAATGTGGAGTCCGTAAAGGCTGCGAGCGAGATTTATTCATTCGTCAGCGGGACGGTCACCGAGACTAACGCGGCGCTGGTCGACTCGCCTGAGACGATCAACGCCGATCCGTATGGCGAGGCGTGGTTGGTCAAGATCAAGGTGGATGGCACGCCTGACCTCAGCGCGTTGATGGATGCCGCTGCGTACGCCAAATACTGCGAGGATCGCTAG
- a CDS encoding SCO family protein, with protein sequence MSSGPTQTAGTARVSPVLIGLIVMAVFALIVVAALAFISGQQPQDGDTVDTGAALVGPGAYSTGVTELEPKAVDPFTLQSAGGPVTLETLRGGYTLIYFGYTYCPDFCPSTMTDWRVIRRALGEDADDVTFMLVSVDPARDTPDVLQSYVAHFDPAIIAATGDDASLTELVEQFGAFYDIVEGGEAPFYIVSHTTSQFLVDPNGNFIAVYAFGTPVDVIVADLQSRLQQ encoded by the coding sequence ATGTCAAGTGGCCCGACGCAAACGGCCGGCACGGCCCGGGTATCCCCCGTGCTGATCGGTCTTATCGTCATGGCAGTCTTTGCCCTGATCGTCGTTGCTGCGCTCGCGTTCATCTCCGGTCAGCAACCACAGGACGGCGACACCGTTGACACCGGGGCGGCACTCGTCGGCCCTGGGGCATACTCGACCGGCGTCACGGAACTTGAGCCGAAAGCTGTCGATCCATTCACGCTGCAAAGCGCCGGCGGACCAGTCACGCTCGAGACCTTGCGCGGGGGTTATACGCTGATCTATTTCGGCTACACATACTGCCCGGACTTCTGCCCCTCGACCATGACCGACTGGCGTGTGATTCGCCGCGCGTTGGGCGAGGATGCAGATGACGTTACGTTCATGCTGGTCAGTGTAGACCCGGCCCGCGACACGCCGGATGTCCTTCAGTCGTACGTTGCCCACTTTGATCCTGCGATCATCGCTGCAACCGGAGACGACGCGTCACTGACCGAGTTGGTCGAACAATTCGGTGCGTTTTACGACATCGTCGAGGGCGGCGAGGCGCCGTTCTACATCGTCAGCCACACCACGTCGCAGTTCTTGGTCGATCCGAATGGGAATTTCATCGCAGTTTACGCGTTTGGAACGCCGGTTGACGTCATCGTGGCTGATCTACAGTCTAGGCTGCAGCAGTAG
- a CDS encoding acyl-CoA dehydrogenase family protein: MENVLEAEEIAGFDYLKLDSFLPDEHKALVQQIRRFNRDVVMPKINPYWEKAEFPWEIARALKELPIMGGLIRGFGSAGLDPMAVGLVGYELAKGDGSIGTFYGVHSGLAMGSIGLLGNNEQRERWLPPMARLEKIGAFALTEPDRGSNAVDLQTTARRDGDTYVLNGAKRWIGNASIADILIVWARDDEGNFGGFVIEDPNNTPGVIITDIHGKIGKRAVLNADITLNNVKVPAENRLEKVRSFRDVGKVLTVGRYGVAWEAAGVAAGVFEMALEYAKNREQFGKPIAAFQLIQQKLVDMATEVTLARALCFQIGNLLIAGQLNEGIASMAKYNNARKARQVALLARETLGGNGILLENHIARLMLDAEVVYTYEGTNEINLLIVGRDLTGHNAIF, translated from the coding sequence ATGGAAAACGTATTGGAAGCGGAAGAAATCGCCGGGTTCGACTACCTGAAACTTGACAGTTTTCTGCCTGACGAGCACAAGGCGCTTGTACAGCAGATTCGGCGGTTCAACCGCGATGTCGTGATGCCGAAGATCAACCCCTACTGGGAGAAGGCAGAATTCCCGTGGGAAATTGCCCGCGCGCTAAAGGAATTGCCGATCATGGGCGGCTTGATTCGGGGCTTCGGCAGCGCGGGCCTCGACCCGATGGCAGTGGGTCTTGTTGGCTATGAACTGGCGAAGGGCGATGGGTCGATTGGGACGTTCTACGGCGTGCACAGCGGGCTGGCGATGGGCAGCATCGGCCTGCTGGGCAACAACGAACAGCGCGAGCGTTGGCTCCCGCCGATGGCCCGCCTCGAGAAGATCGGCGCATTCGCCCTGACCGAACCCGACCGCGGCAGCAATGCGGTCGACCTGCAGACCACGGCGCGCCGTGACGGCGACACCTACGTGCTGAACGGCGCAAAGCGCTGGATCGGCAATGCGTCGATCGCGGACATACTCATCGTGTGGGCGCGTGATGACGAGGGAAACTTCGGCGGATTCGTGATCGAAGACCCGAACAACACCCCCGGCGTCATCATCACCGACATCCACGGCAAGATCGGCAAGCGCGCCGTGCTGAATGCCGACATCACGCTGAACAACGTAAAGGTCCCCGCAGAGAACCGGCTCGAGAAAGTCCGCTCGTTCCGGGACGTGGGCAAGGTGCTGACGGTCGGGCGGTACGGCGTAGCGTGGGAAGCGGCCGGTGTCGCTGCCGGCGTTTTCGAGATGGCACTGGAGTATGCCAAGAACCGCGAGCAGTTCGGCAAGCCAATCGCCGCCTTCCAACTCATCCAGCAGAAATTGGTCGACATGGCAACCGAAGTCACGTTGGCGCGCGCGCTGTGTTTCCAGATTGGCAACCTGCTCATCGCCGGCCAGTTGAACGAGGGCATCGCGTCAATGGCCAAGTACAACAACGCGCGCAAGGCGCGGCAGGTCGCGCTATTGGCGCGCGAGACGTTGGGCGGCAACGGCATTCTGCTCGAGAATCACATCGCGCGGCTGATGTTGGACGCCGAGGTGGTCTACACCTACGAGGGCACCAACGAGATCAATCTGCTGATCGTGGGACGTGACCTCACCGGCCACAACGCCATCTTTTAG
- a CDS encoding serine hydroxymethyltransferase, whose protein sequence is MTVQSGVRDYLFRGALADIDPDVSDLIRHETARQARYLIMIPSESTVPHAVREALSSAFHNIYAEGYPLDASRQLTEDEILDYGARLTEYRRIADERYYKGTEYADIIESLARRRAAELFATEHYGPDKLFVNVQPLSGAPANNAVYSALLTVGDTVMGMDLIQGGHLTHGSPVNRSGKQYNIVSYGIDPETEQIDYDAMRALALQHRPKMIIGGYSSYPHVPDWARYRAIADEVGAFLLADVAHVAGLIAAGAYPNPVGIADVVSFTTHKTLGGPRGAVIITHKKALATKIDRGVFPGEQGGPHINAMAALAVALKLARTEQFVSLQQQTVRNAVTLADRLRERGLRIPFGGTTTHLLNVDCKSVVGPDGTPLSGDMAARILDLCGVVCNRQTIPGDTSALRPSGIRLGTPWITQRGFGDAETLALADIIADVLLACVPFSYSGRKRDITRASIDFDVLQTARVRVRELAASVGIDTDAVADDYPHFAYLDTVSDDPQRIIVQGEHAANFLNGALTSDIVALEIGASQPTRIFDLQGRELAQGHVTRTSSTEYALELSGQVGRAVTWLRSLSDAFVIIDPEDVAARLPGPVEVTVDGRVTARAPLSEGEGFAAKPFYVGQRAHAVSAAAPQNVFTWSPAESSELLTTPLHALHKQLGARMTPFAGYDMPVWYTSVKEEHAAVRSSAGIFDVTHMGVFDVRGPGAAAFLDAVTTNDVPGLAVGESHYTYFLDVHGIPLDDLMIYRLADQHYLVVVNASNNDKVWAWLNAAQRGDVVIDPEVPQRRLPGPQVAVLRDLRDPSSGADQRVDVALQGPISLNILQAMQSDDATKARLKALAWAGVTHATLDGFDLIVSRTGYTMERVAYELFVHPDQAAALFERLIALGATPCGLASRDSLRTEGGLPLYGHELEGPQNLTPGDAGFANYVKVWKPFFVGKAASAKREQTRDAEVVRFGLAKGSRQAHQGDPVVDPRGKVIGLVTSCAIDSQGTYTGLAYVKSDYTAEGTELAIYCGSDRLSSVNLSGLSIGGRAVAPEKAAVLSRFYKATTKK, encoded by the coding sequence ATGACGGTTCAATCCGGGGTACGAGATTATCTGTTTCGCGGTGCGTTAGCGGACATCGATCCGGACGTCTCTGATCTGATCCGACATGAAACCGCGCGTCAAGCCCGCTACTTAATCATGATTCCGTCTGAGAGCACGGTTCCGCATGCGGTGCGGGAAGCGCTGTCTTCGGCGTTCCACAACATCTATGCCGAAGGTTATCCGCTCGACGCATCGCGGCAGTTGACCGAGGACGAGATTCTCGATTACGGCGCGCGCTTGACCGAGTACCGCCGCATCGCGGACGAACGCTACTACAAAGGCACGGAGTACGCCGACATCATCGAGTCGCTCGCGCGGCGGCGGGCGGCGGAGCTCTTCGCTACAGAGCACTACGGCCCCGACAAGCTGTTCGTCAACGTGCAGCCGTTGAGCGGCGCGCCGGCTAACAACGCGGTGTACTCTGCCCTGCTCACGGTCGGCGACACGGTCATGGGCATGGACCTCATCCAAGGCGGCCACCTGACCCACGGCAGCCCGGTCAACCGGAGCGGCAAGCAGTACAACATCGTCAGCTACGGCATTGACCCGGAAACCGAGCAGATCGACTACGATGCGATGCGCGCACTCGCGCTGCAGCACCGCCCCAAAATGATCATCGGCGGCTATTCAAGCTATCCGCACGTCCCCGATTGGGCACGGTACCGTGCCATCGCCGACGAGGTCGGAGCGTTCCTGCTGGCGGATGTCGCGCATGTCGCGGGGCTCATCGCCGCGGGCGCGTACCCCAACCCGGTCGGGATTGCCGACGTCGTGTCATTTACGACTCACAAGACTCTCGGCGGACCACGGGGCGCGGTCATCATCACGCACAAGAAGGCGCTGGCGACCAAGATCGACCGCGGCGTGTTCCCCGGCGAACAGGGCGGCCCGCACATCAACGCGATGGCGGCGCTGGCTGTTGCGCTCAAACTCGCACGGACCGAGCAGTTCGTCAGCTTGCAGCAGCAGACCGTTCGCAACGCAGTGACACTCGCCGACCGGCTTCGCGAGCGCGGATTGCGCATTCCTTTCGGCGGCACCACGACCCACCTCTTGAACGTCGACTGTAAGTCGGTAGTCGGCCCGGACGGCACGCCGCTGAGCGGCGACATGGCCGCGCGCATCCTTGACCTGTGCGGTGTCGTCTGCAATCGGCAGACGATTCCCGGCGACACGTCCGCGCTAAGGCCGAGCGGCATTCGCCTCGGTACCCCGTGGATCACCCAACGCGGATTCGGCGACGCCGAAACGCTGGCGCTGGCCGACATCATCGCGGATGTACTGCTGGCGTGCGTGCCGTTCAGCTACAGCGGCCGCAAGCGTGACATCACCCGCGCCAGCATCGACTTCGACGTGCTTCAGACGGCACGCGTCCGCGTTCGCGAGCTTGCCGCCAGTGTCGGCATCGACACTGATGCGGTCGCCGACGATTACCCGCACTTCGCATATCTGGACACCGTCTCGGACGACCCGCAGCGTATCATCGTGCAGGGCGAACATGCAGCGAATTTCCTGAACGGTGCGCTTACCAGCGATATCGTGGCGCTGGAGATCGGCGCTTCACAGCCAACGCGCATCTTCGACCTGCAAGGGCGCGAATTGGCGCAAGGCCACGTGACCCGAACGAGCTCAACCGAGTACGCGCTCGAGCTCTCAGGTCAGGTCGGGCGTGCCGTGACGTGGCTCCGGTCACTCTCTGACGCGTTCGTAATCATCGACCCGGAAGACGTAGCGGCACGGCTGCCCGGGCCGGTCGAAGTCACGGTCGACGGCCGGGTCACCGCTCGGGCTCCGCTTTCAGAGGGCGAGGGCTTCGCGGCCAAGCCGTTCTATGTTGGTCAGCGTGCGCACGCGGTCTCAGCGGCTGCTCCGCAGAACGTGTTCACGTGGTCACCTGCCGAGTCCTCAGAACTGCTCACGACGCCGCTGCACGCGCTGCACAAGCAGCTCGGCGCGCGGATGACGCCCTTCGCCGGTTACGATATGCCGGTATGGTATACGTCGGTGAAAGAGGAACACGCGGCGGTTCGCAGCAGCGCCGGCATCTTCGACGTGACACACATGGGCGTGTTCGATGTGCGCGGCCCGGGTGCAGCCGCATTCCTCGACGCGGTGACGACCAACGATGTCCCCGGCTTGGCGGTCGGCGAGTCGCACTATACGTACTTCCTCGACGTGCACGGCATCCCGCTCGACGACTTGATGATCTACCGCCTCGCCGATCAGCACTATTTGGTCGTAGTGAACGCGTCCAACAATGACAAGGTCTGGGCATGGCTGAATGCCGCTCAACGCGGCGATGTCGTCATCGACCCGGAAGTGCCGCAGCGACGCTTGCCCGGGCCGCAGGTTGCGGTACTGCGCGACCTGCGCGATCCAAGCTCGGGCGCAGACCAGCGCGTCGACGTCGCTTTGCAAGGCCCCATCAGCCTTAATATCCTGCAGGCGATGCAGTCCGACGATGCCACGAAAGCCCGCCTCAAGGCGCTGGCGTGGGCCGGTGTGACCCATGCCACACTCGACGGGTTCGACCTGATCGTCTCGCGTACTGGATACACGATGGAGCGCGTCGCCTACGAACTGTTCGTCCATCCCGATCAGGCTGCCGCGCTGTTCGAGCGGTTGATCGCGTTGGGCGCGACGCCATGCGGACTGGCAAGCCGCGACAGCTTGCGTACGGAAGGTGGTCTGCCGCTGTACGGGCACGAGTTGGAAGGACCGCAGAATTTGACACCGGGAGACGCCGGATTTGCCAACTACGTCAAGGTGTGGAAGCCGTTCTTCGTCGGCAAGGCCGCATCTGCCAAACGCGAGCAGACTCGTGACGCGGAAGTCGTCCGCTTCGGTCTCGCCAAAGGCAGCCGGCAGGCGCATCAGGGCGATCCTGTGGTCGACCCACGCGGCAAGGTGATCGGGCTTGTGACGAGCTGCGCGATCGACAGTCAAGGGACGTACACCGGACTGGCGTATGTGAAGTCGGACTACACGGCGGAAGGCACCGAACTCGCGATCTATTGCGGGTCGGATCGATTGTCCTCAGTCAACCTGAGCGGTCTTTCGATCGGCGGGCGGGCTGTCGCGCCGGAGAAGGCAGCGGTTCTGAGCCGGTTCTATAAGGCTACGACGAAGAAGTAG
- a CDS encoding O-antigen ligase family protein: MARQAESTAPVAPSLRRWVVFAPAFAALMLWPLWYRFPAHPSIPTPYYFMRFAFALPAGIAVLTWALGGFCGFRTLIRTRTGWAFAASLLMLAVWSYLSTSWAFRREADPQLALGASMQLAVAILFALAVASVRVPPRMITSALLFGALWHAALVGQQVALQGAAGGLWSTLGEFPIELEQARISVVQAEGIRLLRPYGLLPHPNVLAGFLATAVLASVPWLIHRRMPLMVALVIGAAVLWSFLLTFSRGAYLGFAVGALALLILVMRSPGVSRPRTAVVGAWAIVVAVAFAAVYQPFLLARAGVGVETTEQYSAAERTELNSAALTAISERPLTGVGAGNLPWRSAYILYERGSIVQGNYPHNIVLTIAGEYGLVGVVLVFAAVLAALIGAFRRPYSIHRSALTAAFVALLVAGQFDYYMVTFMQFQAGSLALIGAALADRK, from the coding sequence ATGGCTCGTCAAGCTGAAAGCACCGCACCCGTCGCTCCCAGCCTTCGCCGGTGGGTTGTCTTCGCGCCGGCGTTCGCCGCCTTGATGCTGTGGCCGTTGTGGTATCGCTTTCCGGCCCACCCCAGCATCCCAACGCCATACTACTTCATGCGATTTGCATTTGCGCTGCCCGCAGGTATCGCCGTATTGACGTGGGCGTTGGGCGGATTCTGCGGGTTTCGCACGCTCATCCGTACCCGAACGGGATGGGCGTTTGCCGCGTCGCTGCTTATGCTAGCAGTGTGGTCGTATCTGTCAACGTCGTGGGCATTCCGCAGGGAGGCCGATCCCCAGCTTGCGCTGGGCGCCAGCATGCAGTTGGCCGTCGCGATTCTGTTTGCGCTGGCCGTCGCCTCGGTCCGCGTGCCGCCGCGCATGATTACGTCGGCGCTGCTCTTCGGTGCGCTCTGGCACGCCGCCTTGGTCGGGCAGCAAGTCGCATTGCAGGGGGCGGCGGGCGGACTGTGGAGCACGCTCGGCGAGTTTCCGATTGAACTGGAGCAGGCACGGATCAGCGTCGTGCAAGCTGAAGGGATCCGCTTGCTGCGCCCCTACGGCCTGCTGCCGCATCCGAACGTATTGGCCGGCTTCCTTGCCACGGCCGTGCTCGCCAGCGTGCCGTGGCTGATCCACCGTCGCATGCCGCTGATGGTCGCACTCGTCATCGGCGCGGCCGTCCTGTGGTCGTTCCTACTTACGTTTTCGCGCGGGGCGTATCTTGGGTTCGCTGTCGGCGCGCTTGCGCTGCTAATCCTCGTGATGCGGTCACCGGGCGTGTCCCGTCCGCGCACCGCCGTCGTCGGTGCGTGGGCGATTGTCGTGGCCGTCGCCTTCGCAGCTGTCTATCAGCCCTTCCTTCTTGCGCGTGCCGGCGTCGGCGTTGAGACGACCGAGCAGTACAGCGCAGCCGAACGCACTGAACTGAACAGCGCCGCCCTGACCGCCATTTCGGAACGTCCGCTAACCGGCGTCGGGGCCGGAAACCTCCCTTGGCGGTCGGCCTATATCCTGTACGAACGCGGGTCGATCGTACAAGGCAACTACCCGCATAACATCGTGCTGACGATTGCTGGCGAATACGGGCTGGTAGGCGTCGTGCTTGTCTTTGCCGCGGTGCTCGCCGCCTTGATCGGAGCCTTTCGCCGCCCATACTCGATACATCGGTCGGCGTTGACTGCCGCCTTCGTCGCATTGCTGGTGGCCGGCCAGTTCGACTACTATATGGTGACGTTCATGCAATTTCAGGCCGGCTCGCTGGCGCTGATCGGCGCGGCGCTTGCTGATAGAAAGTGA
- a CDS encoding esterase family protein, with product MTNWTSFESFLKDALNTPIESRQPLVEQLLRQRASFPWIEHDTATFIFARPGASRVAVNLDTIRRDPPFVPMENLAGTTLWYVSVKFKPDDLLDYMIVIDDPMTSVARDSNIVARVNKYWHSDPYNPTIISTRQMSVSVLRMPEARPFPDWEKLHRVPHGRVDEHSVRSVQLNFGGRKCWVYTPPDYDGGYEPLPLIILLDGEWASGPMQANFIADALYKHNAAAPAILAMMQSGDQTTRDKNFLANDRHYQFLISELLPFLQTEYRVDPEKIGIGGVGMGAIASAHAALKNPAVFSRLIMLSPPLGEGKSAAELRQIVRRFDGAENLPERVFQSVGRYEGAARFVQPGRELRSLLNRRSNETAYKYVEIGSGHSLVAFRSVLPEALAWVLPVD from the coding sequence ATGACGAACTGGACGTCGTTCGAATCTTTCCTGAAAGACGCCTTGAATACTCCGATTGAGTCGCGTCAACCGCTGGTCGAGCAGCTTCTGAGGCAGCGGGCGAGCTTCCCGTGGATCGAGCATGACACGGCGACGTTCATTTTTGCGCGGCCGGGGGCAAGCCGTGTCGCCGTCAACCTCGACACCATCCGGCGCGACCCGCCGTTCGTCCCGATGGAGAACCTAGCCGGCACGACGCTTTGGTACGTGTCAGTCAAGTTCAAGCCGGACGATCTGCTCGACTACATGATCGTCATCGACGACCCGATGACGTCGGTCGCGCGCGATTCCAACATCGTCGCGCGTGTCAACAAGTACTGGCACAGCGATCCCTACAACCCGACGATCATCAGCACACGGCAGATGTCCGTGTCTGTGCTGCGTATGCCTGAAGCGCGCCCGTTCCCGGATTGGGAAAAGCTGCACCGGGTGCCGCACGGGCGCGTCGACGAGCATTCCGTGCGCAGCGTGCAGCTCAATTTCGGCGGCCGCAAGTGCTGGGTGTACACGCCGCCGGACTATGACGGCGGGTACGAGCCGCTGCCGCTGATCATCTTGCTCGACGGCGAATGGGCGAGTGGGCCGATGCAGGCGAACTTCATTGCGGATGCGCTCTACAAACACAATGCCGCCGCACCGGCGATCCTCGCGATGATGCAAAGCGGCGATCAGACGACCCGCGACAAGAACTTCCTTGCCAACGATCGGCACTACCAGTTCCTGATCTCGGAGCTGCTGCCGTTCCTGCAGACCGAATATCGTGTCGACCCGGAAAAGATCGGCATCGGCGGTGTTGGGATGGGCGCGATTGCGAGCGCGCACGCTGCGCTCAAGAATCCGGCCGTGTTCAGCCGCTTGATCATGCTGTCGCCGCCGTTGGGCGAAGGCAAGTCTGCGGCCGAGCTGCGCCAGATCGTGCGCCGGTTCGATGGCGCGGAGAATCTGCCGGAGCGAGTCTTCCAGTCGGTTGGCCGTTACGAAGGCGCGGCGCGCTTCGTACAGCCGGGGCGCGAGCTTCGGTCGCTGCTGAACCGGCGTTCGAACGAAACCGCGTACAAGTACGTCGAAATTGGCAGCGGGCACAGCCTTGTGGCTTTCCGGAGCGTGCTGCCGGAAGCACTGGCGTGGGTGCTGCCCGTCGATTAG